The genomic region CCAAAGAGGCCGAAGCGGGTAAAGTTGCCGTTCGCGGCAGGGTAAAGGGGGATCTGGGAGCTATTGATATTGATGAATTTATAAAATTAGCTTTGGAAGAGGTTAGAAGTCGGAAATCAGAGGTCTAACATCAGACTTCCGACATCTGACTTCTGATTTAAATCAAGGAGGTACGATTATCAGCAGAGAAAAAGAGATCAGGGTCAATTGGAGAATAAGAGTTCCCGAAATAAGGCTTATAGGGCCGGACGGGTCGCAGATGGGGGTCTTTCAGACCCGCGATGCCCAGAAAAAGGCCGAAGAGTTCGGACTTGATCTGGTGGAGATATCACCGACAGCAAGGCCGCCCGTTTGCAAGATAATGGATTTCGGGAAATATAAATACGAAATGTCCAAGCGTGATCACGATGCCAAGAAACACCAGACGGTCGTTCGCTTGAAAGAGCTTAGACTTCGCCCGGCAACGGACGAACACGACATCCAGACCAAGGTAAGGCATGCAAAGCGTTTCCTGGAGGACGGCGACAAAGTAAAGATGTCCATACAGTTCAGAGGAAGGGAGATGGCCCATCAGGAGATAGGACGAAAGATGATGGACCATATCAAGGCAGAAATGGGCGATATGGCAATAGAGGACCAGAGGGT from Deltaproteobacteria bacterium CG11_big_fil_rev_8_21_14_0_20_49_13 harbors:
- a CDS encoding translation initiation factor IF-3, whose product is MSREKEIRVNWRIRVPEIRLIGPDGSQMGVFQTRDAQKKAEEFGLDLVEISPTARPPVCKIMDFGKYKYEMSKRDHDAKKHQTVVRLKELRLRPATDEHDIQTKVRHAKRFLEDGDKVKMSIQFRGREMAHQEIGRKMMDHIKAEMGDMAIEDQRVRMEGRSLTVIFAPAPKAGKQ